A single window of Candidatus Bathyarchaeota archaeon DNA harbors:
- a CDS encoding universal stress protein: MNNEEYHEASILIPISTFIDKERLIKALHAISIFQKLKLVLFHVIELKSRTTPIEAEFFEEHTKKIKGFLDEVKDWLIKQGYNVLVKIVVARSISEGIIYESNSGDYNIVIMMKRKPRRGFKKFLHKSISEKVIKYTRKLVLIIPTDF; encoded by the coding sequence ATGAATAATGAAGAATATCATGAAGCTTCAATATTAATTCCAATATCCACCTTTATAGATAAAGAAAGATTAATTAAAGCTTTACATGCTATTTCCATTTTTCAAAAACTTAAACTAGTTTTATTTCATGTGATAGAACTTAAAAGTAGAACTACTCCTATTGAAGCTGAATTTTTTGAAGAACATACAAAAAAAATTAAAGGTTTTCTTGATGAAGTTAAAGATTGGTTAATAAAACAGGGATATAATGTTTTAGTTAAAATTGTTGTTGCAAGAAGTATTTCTGAAGGAATAATTTATGAATCTAATTCTGGCGATTACAATATTGTAATTATGATGAAGAGGAAGCCTAGAAGAGGCTTCAAAAAGTTTCTTCATAAAAGCATAAGTGAAAAAGTAATAAAGTATACTAGGAAGCTTGTATTGATTATTCCAACAGATTTTTAA
- a CDS encoding MoaD/ThiS family protein: protein MIVAVKLFGSLEKLAERKIIEINIEENNNIEVKTVLKKLIEIINKEEFKNILESPGNYVIFVDGVEISALNGLNSLIKNGSEIVIVPVVHGG from the coding sequence ATGATTGTTGCTGTTAAACTTTTTGGAAGCTTAGAGAAACTTGCTGAAAGAAAAATTATAGAAATCAATATTGAAGAAAACAATAATATTGAAGTGAAAACTGTTTTGAAAAAACTCATTGAAATAATTAATAAGGAGGAGTTTAAAAATATTTTAGAATCACCAGGAAACTATGTAATATTTGTTGATGGAGTTGAAATTTCAGCTTTAAACGGGTTAAATAGCTTAATTAAAAACGGAAGTGAAATAGTTATTGTACCAGTGGTTCATGGGGGTTAA
- a CDS encoding Lrp/AsnC ligand binding domain-containing protein — protein sequence MLVILNIFIEQKRSDKIIKELSKLPEIKDVYEVIGECDLIALASVNDSNEFKEFLKNKTLKIKGVKSAVTMIVSHIYKKDGKITYE from the coding sequence ATGCTTGTAATTTTAAATATATTTATTGAACAAAAAAGAAGTGATAAAATAATTAAGGAGCTTTCTAAACTTCCTGAAATAAAAGATGTTTACGAAGTTATTGGAGAATGCGATTTAATAGCTTTAGCTTCAGTTAACGATTCAAATGAGTTTAAAGAGTTCTTAAAGAATAAAACTTTAAAGATTAAAGGTGTGAAAAGCGCTGTAACAATGATTGTTTCTCACATTTATAAAAAGGATGGGAAAATCACATATGAATAA
- a CDS encoding ParB N-terminal domain-containing protein, with protein MSFKIPFKNLKLEIALAPITKLSLHEETIPALVEEIASSIIQEKVIKNPVIVDKGSFVVLDGMHRVEAAKKAGCIRMPVCLLDYFNPLIKVAVWYRTFNGENLIETLQDEASKLNFNLIESSFKEAKEALLNRQASASFLTREKCFLIEWQKDLKKAYEIVKLIESKLVEAGKKVGYETEFDAEKKLLNKIVEMVMGVPPINKEDVINFGLKGLVFPHKVTRHVIPARPMEINVPLEWLKDDSISVEEANNFLINFLSKRKIERIPPGSLFEGRRYEEELFIFK; from the coding sequence TTGAGTTTTAAAATTCCTTTTAAAAATCTTAAGCTTGAAATCGCTTTAGCTCCTATAACTAAACTTTCCTTGCATGAAGAAACTATTCCAGCACTTGTAGAGGAAATAGCTTCATCTATAATTCAAGAAAAAGTAATTAAAAACCCTGTTATAGTAGATAAGGGTTCTTTTGTAGTTTTAGATGGAATGCATAGAGTTGAAGCAGCTAAAAAAGCAGGTTGCATTAGAATGCCTGTATGTTTACTTGATTACTTTAACCCATTAATAAAAGTTGCTGTATGGTATAGAACTTTTAATGGAGAAAATTTAATTGAAACTCTTCAAGATGAAGCTTCAAAACTTAACTTTAACTTGATTGAATCAAGCTTTAAAGAAGCTAAGGAAGCTTTATTAAATAGGCAAGCCTCAGCCTCTTTTTTAACACGAGAAAAATGCTTTTTAATTGAATGGCAAAAAGACTTGAAAAAAGCTTATGAAATTGTTAAATTAATTGAAAGTAAACTTGTTGAAGCTGGAAAAAAAGTAGGTTACGAAACTGAATTTGATGCTGAAAAAAAACTTTTAAATAAAATTGTGGAAATGGTTATGGGTGTTCCACCTATAAATAAGGAAGATGTAATTAATTTTGGTTTAAAAGGTTTAGTTTTTCCTCATAAAGTAACTAGACATGTTATTCCAGCTAGACCAATGGAAATTAATGTTCCTTTAGAATGGCTTAAAGACGATTCTATATCGGTTGAGGAAGCTAACAACTTTTTAATAAACTTTCTTTCTAAAAGAAAAATTGAGAGGATCCCTCCAGGTTCACTTTTTGAAGGAAGACGTTACGAAGAAGAATTATTTATTTTTAAGTGA